The genomic window CAACAACAACTTCCTTCAACTAGCTCTGGAGATGGACTTCCATCTTCAAGTTCCTTTCCTCTGTTGGCATCACTATTGAAGGTCTGTTGCTTTGGTTGtcctcttttttatttgttagaTTCTCTTCTTCTTATTTGTTTATTGATCTTTGAATTTCAGAGAGCAAATCAAATTGATCAAGATGAAGTGCTTCCAGCTAAGGATTCTGCTGTAGTGCCATCTGTTGCTGATGACATCACAACATTTCCTGCTAGTTCTCCAGTTCCTACCTCAGTAAATCCACCTATGGAAGATAACAGTAACAGGCGAACAGTTCCATTAGATATAGAAACAGCAGAGGCCAAAGTACCCAGTGCAGGTGTCACTAGTTCGATTGATATTCTAGAATCATCAGAAGCTTCCCATGCTTCAACAGAACCTCAGGGAACCCAAGAGCATGCTGGCAGTTTTATCAGTTCATTGCCTGCTGATAATTCCTCAGTGGGTCTTAGTTTGGTACAATCGTCAGAAACTCACAGCCCAAGCTCTTCTACAGTAGAAGCAAACCAGTCACAGCTTTCTTCTTTGAATGCCCTTAATTCACAATACATTCTTCCAAAGTTGGTTGTGAGTAATATTGATATCAGTGATGAGGCCAAAGATCTCCTTCAAAAAGAGGCATTTGTGCGGATTCTTGAGAGTGATAAGCAACAAACATCTGGTGGTTCACTTGCTCGCCTTCCATTGCTTGCTCATTTGGGTGTTGAGGTACTACCTAGGGGCTTATTATTTCATCCGGTAGAATTGATGCTTTTGGCTTGAACTTTGGTTGGTGTTTTTCTGTGAACCACGGCTAGTTCCTCTCAGAAACAGTTCAATGTAAATGTTAGTTCTTGCAATGTTTACGATTGTGGTTCTTTTTCCCCCTTATGTACTTTCTTATCATCTTATAGTCATACTCTCTTTACATTATTTTTTGTGAGTGATCTCTCTTTAAATTATGTTACTTGCTGTTGCAGTTTCCTTTGGAATTGGACCCTTGGGAGCTTCTCCAAAAGCATGTGCTATCTGATTACGTAAACAATGAGGTACTAGTGCACAACATCATATAATTAGTTACTGTAGGAGTTCTCTTGGTCCATTCGGTATAATCAGTATATAGTTTCTatttttatgtagtagtgttggTAGGGTATAGATTGAGAAACTTGGAAAATCCTCTTTCTTCTGTATTGATTGAACTAGGAGTGGTTTGATTGAATAAATTAGGAGAGACTGGCCACTCTCTAAAAGCCAAAATCAGAATTTAGTCCTGCCTAGGTGGCTGAGTCTGGGGAATATTCGGAATATAAATCTTTGGTTACTTTTAGTAGTTTCACTCAGTTTGCTTCTTCAGAGATTTCTGACTCATCTTTCCTTAAGCAGGGACACGAGTTGACTCTATGCATCCTGAACAGGTTATATCGTGAGGCAGAGCAGGATCAGGACTTTCTTTCATCTAGAACTGCAACATCAGTTTACGAATCTTTTCTTCTGAGCGTAGTATGTCTACTTAAAGTTGATTTAATTTTGTCACAGATGCTATTTCTCTTCCATCATTGCTGTCTATTTTCTTTTGCATAGGCTGAAAATCTTCGAGATATGTTTCCAGCTTCAGATAAATCACTTGGCAAATTGCTTTGCGAGATACCATACTTACCGGAAGGTGTATTAAAGCTGCTAGAAGGTTTATGTTCTCCTGGAAGTAATGAGAAGCAGGACAAAGATATTCAAAGTGGTGATAGAGTAACTCAAGGTCTCAGTGCTGTCTGGAACCTTATCATGATTAGACCTTCAAATCGGGACAAATGTCTGGAGATTGCTTTgcaggtgtttttttttttatgtcagGAAATATTTACTGGTATTTTTATGTGTACATGCTTGCTTGCTCTTCTGATATAATAATTGTGCTATTAGTTGCAAATTTCCAATATAATGCCTGGAAGAATGCCAGTGACAACATGAGAAAACAGTCTATTTTGACTTCTGATTTTGGGTAGAGCACAAAAGAGAGCCAACTTAGCATGTATTCCAATTTTAACTTGTTTTGCATTGGATAAATTGTTACACACTAAATTATGTATTTACACATTCTATTAAAGcaatccgacatgtttgagtaACTATTTCTGTTTGCTCTGAAATGAGTTTCAGGTCAATCTCTGAACAATTGAACATGCAATTACCAATGGATAAAGCCTTATACGCATGTTATCATCTGAACTTTTTGCTATAATATTTTATGACTTTCCTGGTTGATGTATAACCTTTTGTGCCTTCTTATGTGTTTCTTGCAGAGTTCAACCCATCATTTAGAGGAGGTCCGCATGAAGGCTATACGTTTGGTAACCCCTAGTCCTGCCTGCTTCTAAGAAATCTGCACTTGCATGGTTTGCTCACTTCGTTTGTCATCTGCTAATAACAGGTAGCAAATAAACTATTTCCTATGGCAAGCATTTCCAAAAAGATCGAAGATTTTGCAAATGAAAAACTTAATTCAGTTCTGGAAGTGATTCCATCTGCTGATTCTGCAGCTACTGAAAGGGCTACACCTGAAGCACACAAAGTTTGTTTCGTACTCTCATTTCTTTCACATGTTCTTGTGTTGATATTCTGAACTGATTACATCTTTGTTGATTGGGATTACTTGTATTTTTCTGAAGGATGTTGGATTAGAAAATTTATCAGCTTCAGTGGCAGATGCTCAAACTCTGATGTCGCTGTATTTCGCATTGTGCACCAAGGTCAGTCGTTACTGATTAATAACTATTTTATTCTAATTCTATGATACCTGCTAACAGCAAGCCAATTATATCTTACTTACCAGAAGCATTCCCTTCTCCGACATGTATTTGCAATATATGGTAGTCTACCACAAGCTGCCAAGCAGGTCCTTACAGCCTCTCATTCTCTGTCATGCAAACAGCTCAGATATTCTTTTCGTTGTTCAATCTGCAATTGCACTATACCTAACATGTAAATTGTATGTCTTCCAGGCAGTCCACCGACAAGTACCAATTCTGATTCGCACAATAGGCTCTTCTCGTGATCTTCTTGGGATCATCTCAGATCCACCAGCTGACTGCCGGGGCCTCCTCATGCAGGTGCAAGTTCTACTTGCCTTTTTAAGATATGTTGCTTTCTATTGATCAAAATTCACTTACACATGCATGGGGCTGTATGAGAATATGTTTCATAacattattttctttcattgaATGCATTTGTATATAACCCATGATATTGAACCATGCAGGTTTTACAGACTCTCACTGATGGAGCAGTTCCATCTCAAGATCTGATTTCTTCCATAAAGATCTTATATTCAAAAACAAAGGTCATTGCTTGCTTTACCAGAGCACAAGTTCTTACTGACTTTTATAAGATCAAGGTTGGCTCGGATATTCTCAGTTCTAAAATATCAGCTTCATTTTGCAGGATATTGAGTTCCTTTTTGCAATCTTGGCTCATCTGCCAAAAGATGAGGTTTTTCTGCTCCCCCCTCTCCAcaccccccccaaaaaaaatgaaaaatgaaaaatgaaaaaaggaCCTGGCAGCATGGATATAGTTACCATTATTGTAGTGTGCTTCTAGGCAGTGGTTTATACTTGCACAATCTTCTGCAGTCACCTGTTGTAACACCAATTGTTTGCATTGTGCTCTGCACATGGTTTGAACTGCACACTTTTTATTCGACCTAAATTGGTACCCTGTCGTAAAAGTTTTGCAACTGTCATTCACATTTCAATATAATCAACAGAACACTAGGTGTTTCAGAACCAGTGTTCTGAACCTTGAGCCCTTGACAGTAACTGGCTTGATGTGTTACTGGAGTAACTCTATACTTTAAGTATTATTGTTGAGATGTTTCTTATATTTGTATTCAGTTGCAAATTACTTATTTGTTCATTGTACTTTCTTCCCAGGTCCTGCCTGTGTTCCCCAGTATTGTTAATCTTCCTATCGATAAGTTTCAAACTGCCCTTTCACGAATCTTGCAGGTTAGTTTTGTCCGGGTATGACAATATGTGCATGTTTGAGTTAATTTTCAGATGATTCCTTAATTGTGGTTTTGTATATAAAGCACTAGCTTGAGACTTGAGTTCAAGCCCAACCGTGTAGGCTGAGACTGAGAGTTTATTACGCACTATACATAGAACTTCATCAATTTATTATTGTCTCAGTAAAGATTTATTGTTAAATAGCAAGGCTTTGTAACCTTATTTTTGGGCTTGAACTTTTGAATTAACTTATATTCCAATTTATTTTACCGATTCATTTTAGTTGAGCTTTGTATACTAATCACACAGGGCAACTTTTTACCTGTTGCAGGGATCACCACGAAATGGCCCTTCTCTTGATCCATCAGAAATTTTGATTGCGATTCATGTAATAGATCCTGATAAGGAAGGAATAGCACTCAAAAAGGTCTGTTAGTTTCTCCATTTCTTTTACACTCTGGTATGCGAACCATTTGGCTAGTTAATTTAATCTACTGAGGATTCATAACTTATTATAGGTTATAGATGCGTGCGCTGCTTGCTTCGAGCAAAGGACAATTTTCACCCAGCAAGTTTTGGCAAAAGCACTAAATCAACTGGTATTTATTTCTGGGCATGATTATATTTTTCACAGTACCTGCCTTACAATATGATGTTGATCAAACTCAACTTTTCCTCAGGTTGAACAGATTCCTCTTCCTTTGCTATTCATGAGGACTGTTATGCAAGCAATAGGTGCTTTTCCTGCATTGGTGAGTTAGCTGCATGACCCCCATTGCGTGAACTATGGCTATATGGTTAGCCTGAGATATTTGCTGCCATGAAATGGATGGCATGATCTTTGTATTGTAGTCTAGTTTGTGAGAGATATTTGTGGATATGACTAGGATGACATGGTCCTAGGGTTCTTTGGTTTTAATACAAAAGTAAGGTTCATGGTTTCATGTGAGCTACCTACTATTCATGTTTTGAAAAGCACATTCCCTTGCTCTTCTTTTTGGTGCATGCACCTGATTCCATTGGAAAGCATACATTGATGATCTTTTGTTAGTTACATGATATTTCAGAAGCAAGAGTTGTCCACCAATGTTTACATCCTTGTGCTCTCAGTTTTGGTGTATGAACCAAATTCTATTGCAAAATATACAGCAGATTAGTTTGCACatgttagagcatctccaaccgattTTCTAAATCTCGCTCCCTATATCTTCATATAGAGAGCCTCTTCAAAAGATTCCCTCTATTTCTCTACACGCTCCAACCGACTCTCTAAATCTTGCTccttatctatattttattagtatcctatcaataaaaaatatttgcaacggctaaattttgtatatgtttgaattttgtttgaattcaaattgaattaaaagaagaatattacatgaaatgataaaaatgcatataaatggagtattacaaataaactcactttttcaccatataaactaGGTCTAGaagtaattttagaaattagtccatcacataagaagaatattagtgatttttctcagatttttgggaatttatttaaggccctaacaattgttagaagttataaaagtagtttttttttagaattttagtttaaattctacagtcttttaggtgaatccaattaaaatgggttgcacatggattatggaatgcGAACAAAAAGTTCTAAGATTTTTGGAGCAGCAGAAGATCACTGTTTGAACAGAGAAGATGGGGAGGGAAATTGGAGCTGTCGAGTACTATTCACAACGGGTCCACTGTCATTGTCCGTTCTGGCGCAATAGCGAGCCTCTCTCCCGCTCTCTGGATATGGCGAGCGAGTGGAGCGGATAGCGAGTGGACAAAAATGAAGAGGACGATAGCGAGTCGATTGGAGTCGTGTTTTTGGTCCAACTCGCCAAATCTGGCGATGCTGAGCCGGATAGCCAGCCCCTTCAAGTTGCTCTTAGCATACCCCTATCTATCTCCAAGGGGGATGAACGGTTGAGACTATCAAGGATCCAGAATTTTAAAATCATATTAGTTTAAATTTGCTAATATGAATCTTATTGACTCCATCCTGTGGAACTTCGGTACTCACGCCTTATAATCATGATAACTTTTTAATATTTCAATCTCTTGGAGGCATCATTTCTCATTTTAGTACATTTGATGCTCAGGACCTTATAACCTGATAGTGAGCCTTCCTTACAGGTGGATTTTGTGATGGAGATCATGTCACGGCTTGTTAGCAAGCAGGTCCTATTTTTTATCCAATaggattttagttttttttttttttttttttttttgcatatttctgaaacttgagtcatcacttgtcATGCAGATCTGGAAATATCCTAAGTTATGGGTAGGATTCCTGAAGTGTGCTATCTTGACGAAACCTCAGTCATATGGTGTGTTACTGCAGGTTGGCTCACTTTTGCTTCTCTTATAAAATCCATTTGTTCTTCTATGCATTATGTAACATCACACTTGTTTGTTCAGTTACCAGCTCCTCAACTTGAAAATGCCTTGAGTAAGAATCCCACACTGAAGGCACCTTTGGTTGAGCATGCCAACCAGCCAAACGTTCGATCAACCCTTCCAAGGTTTCCTTTTTTTCACTctattataccaagtggtatcCACCCAATATGCGGTGCTGGGTATGATCAGCTTCTGGTTTTATGGCAGGTCTACCTTGGTGGTTTTGGGTCTTGCTGAAGAGCAGCAACAACAGCCGCCACCACCAGCAActcaagcacaaagtagccaaaacCAGGCTGCAGAAACCAGTAGTTCTGCTGCAGATACCACTACAGAAGTAACCCAGGAATCTTCCGCTGTCAGCTAACATCCTTTTATGCAGCGCTGGTATATATTTCTTGTCATTTTGTTGCTCTTATGTTCTATAATATTATATCTGTATTGATGCTCCTACGTTTTTTTACTGAACGAATGGGCTAATGCTTGCAACTTGTCTCTGCATGTCAGGAAAGTGTCAATAGGTAATCCCATCGTGTACCACCCAAGATCCTGTCTGTTGGTTTGATACATCTCACTGGCTTTGCTATGGTTATGCTGGAAAGGAGGCATTTTGACAATTTTTCCAGCTAATGAAGAGATGTTGTATTTATGGGAGATGATGATGGCAGCACCCGCCCCGCATAGTGAATCTGTATGTCACCTTACCTTGAATAGTGAAAGGAGCCCCGTTATTTAACTTTTGGTAGACTATATTTCCAAGCCAATAGATAGGTGGGGCTGCTATATTCGTAGTGGGACAGACATGTTCTTTCTGCTGACTTGTAATGGATTTACAGCCAGTAATCTATGTTTGTGTAAAGATTCACCATGATAGTCAAGTTTCAGATTCTGTGTATCAGGTGCTCTTAAAGAATTCTGTGTCAGGATATGCATTTGCCTTCATATTGTTCTTTGTGACACGTATCTCAATGCTTCCTTGGTGCTGTTAGATTGGGAGCGCATGATTCATGCTCGAGTTTGCCCGTTACTGTGCGAGTGCACGTGGAGTATTGAGTGAGTGGTTCatgattctctctccttttgagCCTTGAGAGAGAAATATACTAATAATAATATACTACTCTTTAACACGGGAGGATTTGAGGCCCTGGGGGCATCGGCGCACTGTTCAAGCACTGTGCTTATACTACTCTTTAGCACTGCTGTACTGTTTAAACTCtgcttttttgttgttgtaaatTGATTttgctttttaaaaaatttttTTAGTTTGGCATCCATAGCCGTTAGATCCAGCAATGATGTCTATCTGACCATCCAGGTGCCCCCCGCCCTTAGTCTTTGCTAGTGATAAAATCGCTGTCGCTCCCCGCTACCTGGCTTGCAACAAAGTCCGCCCTTAGCCTTCGCTACCAACAAAATCGTTGCCGCTCCCCACTACCCGGCCTCCGGTGCTTCAATGTCGAGGAGGTCGCCCGCGAGCTCCTCCACTAGATCCCCGTCTTCCCAAATCGCTTTCCCAACTGGAGATCTCGCACGCCTGTCTTCGTTCACACCGGCTGagcaccacctccacctcgcCTATAAACTCCGGGTCGCGAGCTCTCCCCGACGAAGCCACAATGAGCTTCGCCATGCTCTCTTGAGCGTCGCGTGCCCCttccctccctccttccctcGCCACAGCGCCTTGCCGCCATTGACCTAAGCGTGCCGCCATTCACTGCCGGCGACCgatcaaattttagtcaaaccactgtccccctccccctcattggTCAATTTTGACCGAGGTCAAACATTTTGACCCGATCCAATGGGTTCTAGACCTACCGATCCAAACTATAGCTAAGTGGATCTGAGTACAAAAAGTATTTTAGGGTATTTTGATTTTcgggaaattctagaaaatagagagaatattagttgtattgataaattggcatgaaagtgctagtatttttcttataattaagtgaatatattaaatattgataaatgcACGACAGGCGCATCAACGGACTATGTCAGATATGCATAGCAGTGAAGTACCGCTTACTTAGCATACATACGAGGTCAAAGAAGGCTTTTTGCCCCTCATTCGATCCAAGCTCATATTTACTCTTAACTGCTAATCTatctattagaatataaaatacGGAGTATGAAATGCTATGGTGTTGAGTTACCGATGCATGAATCATCATCACTCAGGCCCAACAAGTAGATTAGTCCCACACTGGCTGCGGCTGGCAGTATAAGAGGAGGAGCTGCTTGGGGCAATGATCAAACCCCCTCTTCGGCCACTGAGAATGTCTGGAAG from Phragmites australis chromosome 14, lpPhrAust1.1, whole genome shotgun sequence includes these protein-coding regions:
- the LOC133890428 gene encoding uncharacterized protein LOC133890428; translation: MNRTEQSPTIRSRQTAARRCSSESELGYLGFLPMLAARDLPPTFHPHGRPAPAVDDIAPRLRQLRRLLLPELVARVAELHADEASPVRKHAAEMIGEIGSKHMVYLPDMIPCLLHLLNDETPAVVRQAIKTGTNLFAKVLEQLVIQGLFSTGGIDDSLKLSWEWLLKFKSAVSLMAFKTTSNEGVRLLAVKFVEKTVLIYTPDPNIPSDPPNEATEDMGFNVAWLRGGHPLLNVGDLAMEASQSLGLLLEQLKSPKVKSLSTSMIIVFVSSLSAIAQRRPSFYGRILPVLLSLDPASSIIKLQIPGAFHALKSAFSACLKCTHSSAEPWRTRLLEAQNIMTQGDSIEHSENAARNFGDTSNREESCPLMERSTDSSNKRSLAKGMNNMLEDDGHSSKRVRQSHDAQEHTEEANKRNVESTSVDATSSQPILTRTGNSEAVYQLIGMFAAIAAQGDRVAGSLQILSSSIASDLLAEVVMVNMQHMPVSRPEVDQQQLPSTSSGDGLPSSSSFPLLASLLKRANQIDQDEVLPAKDSAVVPSVADDITTFPASSPVPTSVNPPMEDNSNRRTVPLDIETAEAKVPSAGVTSSIDILESSEASHASTEPQGTQEHAGSFISSLPADNSSVGLSLVQSSETHSPSSSTVEANQSQLSSLNALNSQYILPKLVVSNIDISDEAKDLLQKEAFVRILESDKQQTSGGSLARLPLLAHLGVEFPLELDPWELLQKHVLSDYVNNEGHELTLCILNRLYREAEQDQDFLSSRTATSVYESFLLSVAENLRDMFPASDKSLGKLLCEIPYLPEGVLKLLEGLCSPGSNEKQDKDIQSGDRVTQGLSAVWNLIMIRPSNRDKCLEIALQSSTHHLEEVRMKAIRLVANKLFPMASISKKIEDFANEKLNSVLEVIPSADSAATERATPEAHKDVGLENLSASVADAQTLMSLYFALCTKKHSLLRHVFAIYGSLPQAAKQAVHRQVPILIRTIGSSRDLLGIISDPPADCRGLLMQVLQTLTDGAVPSQDLISSIKILYSKTKDIEFLFAILAHLPKDEVLPVFPSIVNLPIDKFQTALSRILQGSPRNGPSLDPSEILIAIHVIDPDKEGIALKKVIDACAACFEQRTIFTQQVLAKALNQLVEQIPLPLLFMRTVMQAIGAFPALVDFVMEIMSRLVSKQIWKYPKLWVGFLKCAILTKPQSYGVLLQLPAPQLENALSKNPTLKAPLVEHANQPNVRSTLPRSTLVVLGLAEEQQQQPPPPATQAQSSQNQAAETSSSAADTTTEVTQESSAVS